The proteins below come from a single Acaryochloris sp. CCMEE 5410 genomic window:
- a CDS encoding urease accessory protein UreF yields MSFSPINLDITQRLLQLTSPALPVGAYSYSESLEWLVDQGTINNESHLQTWLLQELAYGSIRMETAVMVRGYRANTDVQILQYWNAWLSAARETEELRLQSLQMGRSLLRLSKALQDPEHTSPELMEVWEQLQAGCNFAIAFGLTANLWQIPLESATIGYLHSWATNLISAGIKLIPLGQTTGQQLLFQLQPHIEAATQSILLLEDEDLCSCGWGLALASMAHETQYSRLFRS; encoded by the coding sequence TTGTCTTTCTCTCCTATCAACTTGGATATTACTCAGCGCTTACTTCAACTTACTAGCCCTGCTTTACCCGTCGGGGCCTATAGCTATTCCGAAAGTCTGGAATGGTTAGTTGACCAGGGAACGATCAATAACGAGTCCCATTTGCAGACCTGGCTGCTGCAAGAGTTAGCCTATGGCTCCATTCGTATGGAAACTGCGGTCATGGTCCGTGGGTATCGAGCAAACACCGATGTGCAAATATTGCAGTACTGGAATGCTTGGTTATCTGCTGCCAGGGAAACGGAAGAGTTGAGATTACAAAGCTTACAGATGGGGCGATCGCTGTTGCGATTATCTAAAGCCTTGCAAGATCCAGAACACACTAGCCCTGAATTGATGGAGGTTTGGGAGCAATTACAGGCCGGATGCAATTTTGCGATCGCATTTGGACTCACTGCCAACCTCTGGCAAATCCCCTTAGAATCAGCCACCATTGGATATCTCCATAGTTGGGCCACCAATCTGATTAGTGCCGGAATTAAGCTGATCCCGTTGGGACAAACGACAGGCCAACAACTGCTCTTTCAGCTACAGCCCCATATCGAAGCAGCCACCCAATCCATCCTTTTATTAGAAGATGAGGATCTCTGTAGCTGTGGCTGGGGACTGGCTCTGGCCAGTATGGCCCATGAAACGCAATACAGTCGTTTGTTTCGCAGTTAA
- the ureG gene encoding urease accessory protein UreG produces the protein MNSLRVGVAGPVGSGKTALVDALCKAMRDQYNLAVVTNDIYTQEDAQFLVRSQALSQDRILGVETGGCPHTAIREDASINLAAIEDLEQQFSPDIVFVESGGDNLAATFSPELVDLTIYVIDVAGGDKIPRKGGPGITKSDLLVINKTDLAPYVGASLQVMEEDTKKMRGPKPFVMTNLKQQVGLPTVMEFIVQHIQPVPNKKR, from the coding sequence ATGAATTCCCTTCGCGTGGGGGTTGCCGGCCCCGTTGGATCAGGCAAAACGGCACTCGTCGATGCCCTCTGTAAAGCCATGCGGGATCAGTACAATCTTGCCGTTGTCACCAACGATATTTACACCCAAGAAGATGCCCAATTCTTAGTTCGTAGTCAGGCCTTAAGCCAAGACAGAATTCTGGGGGTCGAGACTGGAGGCTGTCCCCACACCGCCATCCGCGAAGATGCCTCCATCAACCTAGCGGCGATTGAAGACTTAGAGCAACAGTTTTCTCCCGATATCGTGTTTGTCGAAAGCGGGGGAGATAACTTAGCGGCCACCTTTAGTCCTGAGCTAGTCGATCTCACCATTTATGTCATTGACGTAGCGGGTGGTGACAAAATTCCCCGCAAAGGTGGACCTGGGATCACCAAATCAGACTTATTGGTTATCAATAAAACGGATCTTGCGCCTTATGTAGGGGCCAGCCTCCAAGTCATGGAAGAAGATACGAAGAAAATGCGTGGCCCTAAACCCTTTGTGATGACGAATCTTAAGCAGCAGGTGGGTCTCCCCACCGTCATGGAATTTATCGTCCAACATATTCAGCCAGTCCCCAATAAAAAGCGGTAA
- a CDS encoding iron uptake porin, producing MTNIRDKSLVFSSLALWACLLPTAVGAVEPAALEEVQVDTTAIPSLELALNSEVNNSEDVQVSLAPSELLTEVDVKSDEASNSSVAEVESLYLADQSTATSPSVAELMEETQTDSVGQVTSVSQLSDVQPDDWAFQAIQSLVERYGCVAGYPNGTFRPSRAMSRREAAALVNACLDNLSNRFATKEDLDALKALQDEFAAELATLRGRVDGLEARVATVEAQQFSTTTKLSVDAVFTAQFGDSDNQAFDNSSDGLTPGVNQLADSRASAIGSVYMSFNTSFSGDDLLQTTLFFGNNGQDLFSNAQVGSTATLPFAQSAPLFNPGQYYFAGLPNNATLYRLAYTFKPVEDLAVTIAPLYYPTDIIDGNSYTSPFTGFSTWFLINNPLITPYVTNFLGGAGAGFDWNFNGGPVSLRGAYVAVNGFSAVNTGPPSDGGLVGDPYQATAELEYAGELGDDSNFAIKLQFTNSETFGVQQNVVGVNAEAKFGQFGVFGRYGYSFADGQGVANPIPFAAGTVGRFDAQTWQAGAGIHDLLVPGSLFAVSAGMPFLNNLPSPGVGINDEDQINLEAFYRFPVNDNITISPIFSAILNPNSSSIEPNLYQGLLRVVFSF from the coding sequence ATGACCAATATTCGGGATAAATCCCTCGTTTTTTCATCTCTTGCATTATGGGCCTGCTTGCTCCCTACAGCAGTAGGAGCAGTAGAACCAGCCGCTTTAGAAGAAGTACAAGTCGATACCACTGCGATCCCCTCCTTGGAGTTAGCGCTCAATTCCGAAGTTAACAATAGTGAGGACGTTCAGGTATCCTTGGCCCCTTCAGAATTACTGACAGAAGTGGATGTCAAGTCTGATGAGGCTTCTAACAGCTCAGTAGCGGAAGTGGAGTCTTTATATCTCGCAGATCAATCGACTGCAACCTCCCCGTCTGTCGCAGAGTTGATGGAGGAAACCCAAACTGATTCTGTGGGTCAAGTGACCTCCGTATCCCAATTATCTGATGTTCAGCCAGATGATTGGGCGTTTCAGGCGATTCAATCTTTAGTTGAACGCTATGGCTGTGTCGCCGGTTACCCCAACGGTACGTTTCGTCCGAGCCGAGCCATGTCTCGTCGGGAAGCAGCGGCTTTGGTGAACGCCTGTCTGGATAACCTTAGTAATCGCTTTGCAACCAAGGAAGATCTGGATGCTCTAAAAGCTCTGCAAGATGAGTTTGCAGCTGAGCTTGCCACCCTTAGAGGACGGGTTGATGGTCTAGAAGCTCGGGTCGCAACCGTTGAAGCACAGCAGTTCTCCACAACGACTAAATTGAGTGTTGATGCTGTTTTTACGGCCCAATTTGGTGACTCAGACAACCAAGCTTTCGATAACTCTTCCGATGGTTTAACGCCTGGCGTTAACCAATTGGCAGACTCACGGGCAAGTGCAATTGGCTCTGTTTACATGAGCTTCAATACCAGCTTCTCTGGAGATGACCTTTTGCAAACCACGTTGTTCTTTGGTAACAACGGTCAAGATTTATTCTCCAATGCCCAGGTTGGAAGCACTGCAACACTGCCCTTTGCCCAAAGTGCACCTTTATTCAACCCTGGTCAGTACTACTTTGCAGGTTTGCCGAATAATGCAACGCTTTATCGCTTAGCTTATACCTTCAAACCGGTTGAAGACTTGGCTGTCACCATTGCTCCGTTGTACTATCCCACGGATATTATTGATGGCAATAGCTACACCAGTCCGTTTACAGGTTTTAGTACCTGGTTCTTGATCAATAACCCCTTGATAACCCCTTATGTCACCAACTTTTTAGGGGGTGCGGGTGCTGGTTTTGATTGGAATTTCAATGGCGGTCCAGTGTCCCTACGGGGTGCTTATGTGGCTGTGAATGGTTTTTCCGCAGTCAACACGGGTCCTCCCAGTGATGGTGGTTTAGTGGGTGATCCCTATCAAGCTACGGCTGAGTTGGAGTATGCGGGTGAGTTAGGTGATGATTCTAACTTTGCCATTAAGTTGCAATTTACAAACTCTGAGACCTTTGGCGTCCAACAAAATGTTGTGGGTGTGAATGCCGAAGCGAAGTTTGGCCAGTTTGGCGTATTCGGTCGCTATGGTTATTCCTTTGCTGATGGCCAAGGTGTGGCTAACCCCATTCCCTTTGCTGCAGGCACTGTAGGCCGCTTTGATGCCCAAACTTGGCAGGCAGGTGCTGGTATTCACGATTTATTAGTACCCGGCTCTTTGTTTGCAGTATCTGCAGGGATGCCTTTCCTCAACAATCTGCCATCACCAGGGGTAGGCATAAACGATGAAGACCAAATTAACTTGGAAGCCTTCTATCGTTTCCCTGTGAATGACAACATCACGATTAGCCCTATCTTCTCGGCTATTTTGAACCCCAACAGTAGCAGTATTGAGCCTAATCTCTATCAGGGCTTACTACGGGTTGTGTTCTCGTTCTAG
- the urtA gene encoding urea ABC transporter substrate-binding protein, which produces MARGFGRREFLIMGSVASGSVLLKACTPGSQEGSSTDSGSASGDTIKVGILHSLSGTMAISEKSVVDAEKLAIKEINEAGGVLGKQIEAIVEDGQSDWDKFSEKAKKLIEQDKVVTVFGCWTSASRKAVKPVFESKDHMLWYPVQYEGQECSKNIFYTGAAPNQQIEPSVDWLLEEYKDKPFFLVGSDYVFPRTANTIIKAQLEAKGGKHVGEEYIQLGSTDVTPVIAKIQAALPDGGVIYNSLNGDTNVAFFKQLQGKGLGPDKYPSMSVSIAEEEVKAIGVEYLKDHYAAWNYFQTVDSPESKKFVEAFKKEYGEDRVVNDPMEASYIMVYLWKQAVEQAGTADDLEKVRAAAIGQEFAAPNGPVKVAGNHHISKTVRIGKIGEDGLFEIVNSTDGPVEPIAWNQFVKDTKGYACDWSDPNKGEKYKI; this is translated from the coding sequence ATGGCCAGAGGATTTGGTCGGCGCGAATTCCTAATCATGGGTTCCGTCGCTTCAGGGAGCGTGCTGCTCAAAGCCTGTACACCAGGTAGTCAAGAAGGTAGTAGCACTGATAGTGGTAGTGCTTCTGGTGACACCATCAAAGTAGGGATTCTCCACTCTTTAAGTGGAACCATGGCGATTAGTGAAAAAAGTGTGGTTGACGCTGAAAAACTAGCTATTAAGGAAATTAATGAAGCTGGTGGCGTCCTTGGGAAACAGATCGAGGCCATTGTTGAAGATGGTCAGTCTGACTGGGATAAGTTCTCTGAAAAGGCTAAAAAGCTGATTGAGCAAGACAAGGTTGTGACCGTCTTCGGATGTTGGACCTCTGCTAGTAGAAAAGCTGTCAAACCTGTATTTGAATCCAAAGACCATATGCTTTGGTATCCCGTTCAGTACGAAGGCCAAGAGTGCTCTAAGAATATTTTCTATACAGGTGCGGCTCCAAACCAGCAAATTGAGCCTTCCGTTGATTGGTTGCTGGAAGAATATAAGGACAAGCCTTTCTTTTTGGTTGGGTCAGACTACGTTTTCCCCCGCACTGCAAACACCATCATTAAGGCTCAGCTAGAAGCGAAGGGCGGTAAGCATGTGGGTGAAGAATATATCCAGTTGGGTAGTACTGATGTCACCCCTGTGATTGCCAAAATCCAAGCGGCCTTGCCGGATGGGGGTGTTATTTACAACAGCCTAAATGGTGATACCAACGTTGCCTTCTTTAAGCAACTCCAAGGTAAAGGACTAGGCCCCGATAAATACCCCTCCATGTCAGTCAGTATTGCGGAAGAAGAAGTAAAGGCCATCGGGGTTGAGTATCTTAAAGATCACTATGCAGCTTGGAACTACTTCCAAACGGTTGATTCTCCTGAAAGTAAGAAGTTCGTCGAAGCCTTCAAAAAAGAATATGGCGAGGATCGGGTTGTGAACGATCCCATGGAAGCGTCTTACATCATGGTTTATTTGTGGAAGCAAGCTGTTGAACAGGCAGGCACTGCAGATGATCTAGAAAAAGTAAGAGCTGCTGCGATTGGCCAAGAATTTGCAGCACCCAATGGTCCTGTTAAGGTTGCAGGCAACCACCATATTTCCAAGACCGTGAGAATTGGCAAGATTGGAGAGGATGGTCTCTTTGAAATTGTGAATTCCACCGATGGTCCTGTAGAACCCATTGCCTGGAACCAATTTGTGAAGGATACCAAGGGATATGCCTGTGATTGGTCTGATCCCAATAAAGGCGAGAAATATAAGATCTAA
- the urtB gene encoding urea ABC transporter permease subunit UrtB — protein MLTSLLDGLFDGISIGSVLLLAALGLAIVFGLMGVINMAHGELMMIGAYTTFVVQNAFKSFGEPWFGAYIFVALICAFLVTALLGLILERGVIRHLYGRPLETLLATWGVSLILRQFVRSVSWVMVLGIGVFCILYFGAMIIISRMPNVEKIRGWARTVLIPLSAGIAWSAGSMLGQTYQLAATKPWFGAQNVDVTAPGWLRKGIKLGTYQLPYVRLFILVLTIVCIIGMYMFLQRSAWGLRIRAVTQNRSMSACLGIPTKRVDALTFALGSGLAGVAGCAVSLLGSVGPNTGQNYIVDTFMVVVVGGVGKLVGSIVAAMAIGIANYMIGANALSPLVAWFPQLASVLEFFANASMAKVLVFALIVTFLQFRPAGIFPQKGRMVDA, from the coding sequence TTGCTCACTTCGTTATTGGACGGTTTGTTTGATGGCATCAGCATAGGCTCAGTGTTGCTGTTAGCAGCATTGGGCCTTGCCATTGTTTTTGGCCTAATGGGTGTGATTAACATGGCCCATGGGGAGTTGATGATGATCGGTGCCTATACAACCTTCGTGGTCCAGAATGCTTTTAAATCGTTCGGGGAACCCTGGTTCGGTGCCTATATTTTTGTGGCATTGATCTGTGCTTTTTTAGTCACCGCTTTATTGGGGCTCATTCTAGAAAGAGGAGTCATTCGCCACCTTTATGGCAGACCTTTAGAGACACTCCTGGCAACCTGGGGGGTCAGCTTAATTCTGCGACAGTTTGTGCGGAGTGTAAGCTGGGTGATGGTGCTAGGGATAGGCGTGTTTTGCATCCTTTACTTTGGGGCAATGATCATTATTTCCCGGATGCCAAATGTCGAAAAAATCCGAGGCTGGGCGCGTACTGTTTTAATCCCTCTTTCTGCCGGGATCGCCTGGTCAGCCGGTAGCATGTTGGGGCAAACCTATCAGCTAGCAGCGACTAAACCTTGGTTTGGTGCCCAAAATGTCGATGTCACTGCGCCAGGTTGGCTACGGAAGGGGATCAAGCTAGGCACCTATCAATTGCCTTATGTTCGTCTATTTATCCTGGTATTGACGATTGTTTGCATCATTGGCATGTATATGTTTTTACAACGCTCGGCTTGGGGACTGCGGATTCGAGCAGTAACCCAAAATCGGAGTATGAGCGCTTGTTTAGGCATTCCCACCAAGCGAGTGGACGCCCTTACTTTTGCCTTGGGGTCAGGTCTGGCAGGGGTTGCGGGTTGTGCCGTGAGTTTATTAGGTTCCGTTGGTCCCAATACAGGCCAGAATTATATCGTGGACACCTTTATGGTGGTTGTTGTCGGGGGAGTAGGCAAGCTGGTCGGCAGCATTGTTGCGGCAATGGCGATTGGCATCGCCAATTATATGATTGGCGCTAATGCCCTTAGTCCGCTAGTAGCCTGGTTTCCTCAGCTGGCTAGTGTTTTAGAGTTCTTCGCCAACGCTAGTATGGCGAAAGTGCTGGTCTTTGCGCTCATCGTTACGTTCTTGCAATTCCGACCTGCTGGCATATTCCCTCAAAAAGGACGCATGGTAGATGCTTAA
- the urtC gene encoding urea ABC transporter permease subunit UrtC, whose product MITDSSPVKSSSAMRRRSLLIEGVIVVVIALFIQFGAPLLLTAIGQEFRINMLGRFMSLAIVALGIDLIWGYTGMLSLGHGIFFSLGGYALGMFLQLQLPEGQLPEFFTLFGVDKLPGFWQPFHSLPFTLAAIVLIPASIAALLGYLVFRNRIRGVYFSILTQASLIVFFNFFNSQQKLINGTNGLKTDTTKIFGVYAGSDQAQAVFYTLTVIFLVLAYLLCRWLTSGRLGRLLIAIRDDESRVRFSGYDPTGFKVLVFAVSAGLAGIAGALYTVQSGIISPKTMDIAFSIEMVIWVAVGGRASLVGAIFGALAVNFAKSLLSEQFPEIWLFFQGALFLVVVTVLPGGFVGWLRNEGQELLRSLLGRPRRIMTYPSLAEDPEVDYERQNLRN is encoded by the coding sequence ATGATTACAGATTCTTCTCCCGTCAAGTCCTCATCTGCCATGCGCCGACGCTCATTATTGATCGAAGGGGTGATCGTGGTTGTGATCGCACTCTTTATCCAATTTGGTGCGCCCCTACTGCTCACTGCCATCGGTCAGGAATTCCGCATCAATATGCTGGGCCGCTTTATGTCCTTAGCGATTGTGGCTTTGGGGATTGATCTGATCTGGGGCTACACTGGCATGCTCAGCTTAGGCCACGGTATCTTCTTCTCATTAGGGGGATATGCCCTAGGCATGTTTCTGCAGCTCCAACTCCCGGAAGGTCAGCTCCCAGAGTTTTTTACCTTATTTGGGGTAGACAAGCTCCCCGGGTTTTGGCAACCCTTTCACTCCCTACCCTTTACCCTGGCAGCCATTGTGTTGATTCCGGCTTCAATTGCTGCCCTACTCGGCTACTTAGTGTTTCGCAATCGCATTCGAGGAGTGTACTTCTCAATCCTGACCCAAGCGTCTCTGATTGTGTTCTTTAACTTTTTCAATAGCCAACAGAAGCTGATTAACGGCACAAACGGCCTAAAAACTGATACTACGAAGATATTTGGGGTTTATGCAGGATCAGACCAAGCCCAGGCTGTTTTCTACACCCTCACGGTTATTTTCTTAGTCTTGGCCTACTTACTCTGTCGATGGTTGACCAGTGGCCGGTTGGGCCGATTATTAATTGCGATTCGGGATGATGAAAGTCGGGTGAGATTTTCAGGTTACGATCCGACGGGTTTCAAGGTTCTGGTCTTTGCCGTATCAGCAGGACTTGCCGGAATTGCTGGCGCACTCTATACCGTCCAATCAGGGATTATCTCACCTAAAACTATGGATATCGCCTTTTCCATTGAGATGGTCATTTGGGTTGCTGTTGGGGGAAGAGCCAGTTTAGTCGGTGCCATTTTTGGGGCATTGGCCGTTAATTTCGCCAAAAGTCTTTTGAGTGAGCAATTCCCCGAAATTTGGCTGTTTTTCCAGGGGGCTTTGTTCTTGGTGGTTGTTACCGTCCTCCCCGGTGGATTTGTCGGTTGGCTACGCAACGAAGGACAGGAACTGCTCCGCTCCTTGCTGGGTCGACCGCGGCGAATCATGACCTACCCTAGTTTGGCTGAAGATCCGGAAGTAGACTATGAGCGACAAAATCTTAGAAATTGA
- the urtD gene encoding urea ABC transporter ATP-binding protein UrtD, whose protein sequence is MSDKILEIENLTVSFEGFKALNQLNFSMDTGELRVIIGPNGAGKTTFLDVITGKVQPTTGRALFKGKNLRSRSEHNISRLGIGRKFQTPRVYLQLTPRENLDLSCNRHKNVLATLMGRPSGTEHRTVAGLLETIGLTTKADIPAALLSHGEKQRLEIGMLVAQSPDLLLVDEPVAGLTDEETENVGSLLITLAESHSIIVIEHDMEFVRQIARQVTVLHQGSVLCEGTMDEVQNNPQVIEVYLGQPEEDDG, encoded by the coding sequence ATGAGCGACAAAATCTTAGAAATTGAAAATTTAACCGTCAGCTTTGAGGGGTTTAAAGCCCTGAACCAGCTCAACTTCAGCATGGACACCGGAGAGCTGCGGGTCATTATTGGTCCCAATGGCGCTGGCAAAACCACCTTTCTGGACGTGATTACAGGTAAGGTTCAACCCACAACCGGGAGGGCCTTATTCAAAGGTAAAAATCTCCGTTCCAGATCCGAGCACAACATCTCTCGGCTGGGGATTGGTCGCAAGTTCCAAACGCCGCGGGTCTATCTCCAACTCACCCCCCGCGAAAACTTAGATTTATCTTGCAATCGCCATAAAAATGTCTTGGCGACTTTGATGGGACGCCCTTCTGGAACAGAACATCGCACCGTTGCCGGGTTACTTGAAACCATCGGACTGACCACCAAAGCGGATATTCCGGCGGCGCTCCTGTCCCATGGTGAAAAACAACGTCTAGAAATTGGCATGCTTGTGGCCCAATCACCGGATTTACTGTTAGTAGATGAACCTGTTGCCGGTTTAACGGATGAGGAAACAGAAAATGTGGGCAGCTTGTTGATCACCCTGGCTGAAAGTCATTCGATCATTGTGATCGAGCATGACATGGAATTTGTCCGCCAGATTGCCCGACAAGTCACGGTATTGCATCAAGGTTCTGTCTTATGTGAAGGCACCATGGATGAAGTGCAGAATAATCCCCAAGTGATAGAAGTTTATTTGGGACAGCCGGAGGAAGACGATGGTTAA
- the urtE gene encoding urea ABC transporter ATP-binding subunit UrtE: MVNHMDSSPNQTPQPLLDISNLNVYYGESHILRNVDMSVGPGKMVCLIGRNGVGKTTLLKTVLGLLSPRTGNIALDGLPLLNKTPDQRARLGIGYVPQGREIIPSLTVQENLILGLEARPQGRKNSSAIPDQVFQLFPVLASMLGRMGGDLSGGQQQQLAIARALVGEPRLLVLDEPTEGIQPSIILEIEAAVRRIVETTGVSVLLVEQHLHFVRQADWYYAMQKGGIVASGSTDELSNQVIQEFLAV; the protein is encoded by the coding sequence ATGGTTAATCACATGGACTCGTCCCCAAATCAAACCCCCCAGCCTCTCCTCGATATTTCCAACCTCAATGTCTACTACGGCGAAAGCCATATTCTTCGCAATGTGGATATGAGTGTAGGCCCGGGCAAAATGGTCTGCCTGATTGGTCGCAACGGCGTTGGTAAAACGACCCTGCTCAAAACGGTTTTAGGCTTACTGTCTCCCCGAACAGGCAACATTGCGTTGGACGGTCTCCCGTTACTCAATAAAACACCCGATCAGCGGGCACGATTAGGGATTGGGTACGTTCCCCAAGGCCGAGAAATCATTCCCAGTCTGACGGTGCAAGAAAATCTAATTTTGGGGTTAGAAGCCCGACCTCAAGGTCGCAAAAACAGCTCAGCCATTCCTGATCAAGTGTTTCAACTCTTTCCAGTCTTAGCCAGTATGCTGGGACGAATGGGAGGAGACCTGAGTGGCGGTCAGCAGCAACAATTAGCCATTGCTAGAGCATTAGTTGGTGAGCCACGTCTATTGGTTTTAGATGAACCGACGGAAGGCATTCAGCCGTCGATTATCCTTGAAATTGAAGCTGCTGTGCGCCGAATTGTTGAAACCACAGGCGTCTCTGTGCTTTTGGTTGAACAACATCTTCATTTTGTACGCCAGGCGGATTGGTATTACGCTATGCAAAAGGGGGGGATTGTTGCATCTGGGTCAACTGATGAGCTGAGTAATCAAGTGATTCAAGAGTTTTTAGCTGTTTGA
- a CDS encoding glutathione S-transferase family protein: protein MSKFKVYGDIYSGNCYKVKLLLSLLEIEHDWIHVDILKGESRTNEFLERNPNGRVPVLGLPDGRWLFESNAILHYLAKDSSFLPAEPFAQAQVLQWQFFEQYSHEPYIATSRYIIRYLGSPPDRQADLEARRVWGYAALDVMESHLEKQDFFVNTQYSIADISLYAYTHVASEGGFSLKPYTNVRKWLRRVSQHPKHVTMDQFAP, encoded by the coding sequence ATGAGCAAATTCAAAGTATACGGCGATATCTATTCTGGTAACTGCTATAAGGTCAAGCTACTTTTGTCTTTACTAGAGATAGAGCATGACTGGATTCATGTTGATATCCTGAAAGGCGAAAGCCGGACCAATGAATTTTTAGAACGGAATCCCAATGGTCGTGTGCCTGTATTGGGGCTTCCAGACGGGCGATGGCTGTTTGAATCGAATGCGATTCTCCATTACTTAGCTAAAGACTCATCTTTTTTGCCAGCAGAGCCCTTTGCCCAGGCCCAAGTGTTGCAGTGGCAGTTTTTTGAGCAATATAGCCACGAACCTTATATTGCGACATCTCGTTACATCATTCGCTATTTAGGGTCTCCCCCGGATCGGCAGGCTGATTTGGAGGCTCGGAGAGTCTGGGGATATGCCGCGTTGGACGTTATGGAGAGTCATTTAGAGAAACAAGATTTTTTTGTGAACACTCAATATTCTATTGCCGATATCTCCTTATATGCCTATACCCATGTGGCTTCAGAAGGAGGGTTCTCCCTTAAACCTTATACGAATGTTCGCAAATGGTTACGGCGTGTTTCCCAACATCCTAAACATGTGACGATGGATCAATTTGCACCTTAG
- the alr gene encoding alanine racemase has product MVKHASPGTLACERAWVNIDLKALENNVRQIKQQLLPQTALMAVVKADGYGHGAVTVAQTALENGATWLGVATILEGIELRQADINAPILILGATHTVQEIEAIVRWQLQPTLCSPEQALIFSRHLQHPLPIHLKVDTGMSRLGPIWQQGATFIEFVSRLPNLKIASIYSHLATADDADSSFMLQQQSRLQDVLSRIQAQDIPLPKLHLANSAGTLVGPQFHYDLVRVGLALYGLYPAPHFQQAIALQPVMQVKARITQIKTLPAGSGVSYNHTFTTEQPLTVAVVGIGYADGVPRSLSNQMNVIIRGRLAPQIGAITMDQLMVDVSDVPNLQVGEVVTILGQDGKASISAENWADVLGTISYEIVCGFKHRLPRILVNSDVPQRL; this is encoded by the coding sequence ATGGTAAAGCATGCATCCCCTGGGACATTGGCTTGTGAACGCGCTTGGGTCAATATCGATCTTAAAGCGCTTGAAAACAATGTTCGCCAAATCAAGCAACAATTGTTGCCCCAAACCGCACTTATGGCCGTGGTCAAAGCCGATGGCTATGGCCATGGTGCCGTTACGGTTGCCCAAACCGCCTTGGAGAATGGAGCGACTTGGCTGGGGGTTGCCACCATCCTGGAAGGGATTGAACTCCGCCAAGCCGATATCAATGCGCCCATCTTAATCCTCGGGGCCACCCATACTGTTCAAGAAATTGAAGCGATTGTTCGCTGGCAACTGCAGCCGACCCTCTGTAGTCCAGAACAAGCCCTCATCTTTTCCCGGCACTTACAACATCCATTACCCATTCACCTCAAAGTGGATACAGGCATGTCTCGATTGGGTCCCATTTGGCAGCAGGGAGCCACCTTTATTGAATTTGTCTCCCGCCTACCGAACCTTAAAATTGCCAGTATCTATTCCCATCTGGCCACGGCCGATGATGCAGACTCTAGCTTTATGCTGCAGCAGCAAAGTCGGTTGCAGGATGTTTTAAGCCGCATCCAAGCTCAAGATATCCCTTTACCTAAACTGCACCTAGCCAACTCGGCCGGAACCTTAGTCGGCCCTCAATTTCATTACGACTTAGTTCGAGTGGGACTAGCACTTTACGGGCTTTATCCGGCTCCCCACTTCCAGCAAGCAATTGCCCTGCAGCCAGTAATGCAAGTGAAGGCTCGAATCACCCAAATCAAAACCTTACCTGCAGGATCGGGGGTGAGCTATAACCATACCTTCACGACCGAGCAGCCCCTCACTGTCGCAGTCGTTGGCATCGGCTATGCAGATGGGGTCCCCCGGTCCTTATCTAATCAGATGAATGTGATTATCCGAGGGCGGTTGGCCCCTCAAATCGGTGCTATTACTATGGACCAACTGATGGTGGATGTCAGCGATGTTCCCAATTTGCAGGTGGGAGAAGTGGTCACCATCTTAGGCCAGGATGGTAAGGCTTCAATCTCAGCAGAAAACTGGGCAGACGTTCTGGGTACTATTTCTTACGAGATTGTCTGCGGGTTCAAGCATCGGCTTCCTCGCATCTTAGTCAATAGCGATGTTCCTCAGCGACTTTGA